The following proteins come from a genomic window of Sorghum bicolor cultivar BTx623 chromosome 3, Sorghum_bicolor_NCBIv3, whole genome shotgun sequence:
- the LOC8082499 gene encoding probable leucine-rich repeat receptor-like protein kinase At1g35710 produces MARLDISGIQIAITLLVFTHIKSSTEASTHTNNTFKRCIAHERSALLAFRAGLSDPANRLSSWGEGDNCCKWKGVQCSNTTGHVVKLDLQGPDYYNCVKQVLGGNISSSLVALQHLQYLDLSCNRFSMVKIPEFLGSLHELRYLDLSMSSLVGRIPPQLGNLSNLRYMNLDSIFGDTHSTDITWLSRLSSLEHLDMSWVNLSTITNWVSVVNMLPSLVSLDLSFCDLSTCPDSLSDSNLTSLESLSISANRFHKHIAPNWFWYLTSLKQLDVSFNHLHGPFPYELGNMTSMVRLDLSGNDLVGMIPSNLKNLCSLEELFLSNNINGSIAEFFKRLPSCSWNKLKTLVVHFSNLTGNLPAKLETFRNLAWLDLGDNKLTGSMPLWVGQLTYLTDLDLSSNNLTGPVPLSIGQLTNLRELDLSSNNLDGDLHEGHLSGLVNLDSVSLSDNSIAIRVNSTWVPPFNLTVLELRSCILGPKFPTWLRWQTNMYSLDISNTSISDMVPDWFWTMASSVYYLNMRRNQISGFLSPQMELMRASAMDLSSNQFSGPIPKLPINITELDLSRNNLYGPLPMDFRAPRLATLFLYNNSISGTVPSSFCKLQLLYFLDISSNNLTGSLPDCLGYEYTTNMTSLHIRTLSLRNNHLSGEFPLFLRNCQELIFLDLSDNQFLGTLPSWIGDKLPSLTFLRLRHNMFCGHIPVELANLINLQYLDFAYNNFSGVIPKSIVNWKRMTLTATGDNDHDYEDPLASGMLIDSIEMMDYNDSFTVVTKGQEQLYTGEIIYMVNLDLSCNNLTGEIPEEICTLVALNNLNLSWNALSGEIPRKVGDLAQVESLDLSHNELSGEIPTSLSALTYLSHLNLSYNNLSGKIPSGNQLQVLDGQASIYVGNPGLCGPPLTKKCPETNLVPAAPEDHKDGSDNVFLFLGMSSGFVIGLWTVFCILLFKTKWRIACFTFYDTLYDWVYVQAVVGLASLTRKMDTKS; encoded by the coding sequence ATGGCCAGGCTTGACATCTCCGGCATCCAGATAGCCATAACCCTGCTCGTTTTTACCCACATCAAGAGCTCCACAGAGGCATCTACCCACACAAATAATACATTCAAGAGGTGCATAGCCCATGAACGGTCAGCTCTCCTCGCCTTCAGAGCTGGCCTTTCAGACCCTGCAAACCGCCTGTCATCATGGGGGGAGGGAGATAACTGTTGCAAATGGAAGGGCGTCCAATGCAGTAACACAACAGGTCATGTTGTTAAGCTCGATCTACAAGGCCCGGACTACTACAACTGTGTTAAGCAGGTGCTTGGAGGTAACATAAGCTCCTCACTTGTTGCTTTGCAGCACTTGCAGTATCTCGACCTTAGCTGCAACCGGTTCAGCATGGTGAAAATACCTGAGTTCCTGGGCTCTTTACATGAATTGAGATATCTCGACCTGTCGATGTCCAGCTTAGTTGGAAGGATACCACCACAGCTCGGTAACCTCTCCAACTTGCGTTACATGAATCTTGATTCCATTTTTGGTGACACGCACTCCACTGATATCACCTGGCTGTCACGGTTATCATCCCTTGAGCACCTCGACATGAGCTGGGTGAACCTCAGTACCATCACCAACTGGGTTTCCGTCGTGAAcatgcttccttctcttgtgagTCTTGATCTTTCTTTCTGTGACCTTAGCACCTGCCCAGATTCTCTTTCGGATTCAAATCTGACATCTCTTGAATCTCTCAGCATTTCGGCTAACCGTTTCCACAAGCATATCGCACCCAACTGGTTTTGGTATTTAACTAGCCTCAAGCAACTTGATGTCTCATTCAATCACTTGCATGGTCCATTTCCGTATGAGTTAGGGAATATGACCTCCATGGTGCGACTTGATTTATCAGGAAATGACCTTGTGGGCATGATACCTTCAAACTTGAAAAATCTTTGTAGTCTGGAAGAGTTATTTTTGTCTAACAACATCAATGGTAGTATAGCAGAATTTTTCAAACGTTTACCAAGTTGTTCATGGAACAAATTGAAAACATTGGTTGTACACTTCAGCAATCTGACAGGAAACCTACCAGCCAAATTAGAAACCTTCAGAAATTTGGCATGGCTTGATCTTGGTGATAACAAGCTCACTGGTTCCATGCCACTGTGGGTAGGACAGCTCACGTATCTAACTGACTTGGACCTAAGCTCCAACAACCTCACCGGTCCCGTGCCACTGTCGATAGGACAGCTCACAAATCTAAGAGAGTTAGACCTAAGCTCCAATAACCTAGACGGTGACTTGCATGAAGGGCATTTGTCAGGGCTAGTAAACTTGGACAGCGTGTCTCTGTCTGACAACTCCATAGCCATCAGAGTGAACTCGACTTGGGTTCCTCCCTTTAATCTTACAGTGCTTGAACTTCGGTCATGCATCTTGGGGCCTAAATTTCCAACTTGGCTCAGATGGCAAACAAATATGTACAGTCTCGATATCTCAAACACAAGCATATCTGACATGGTTCCAGATTGGTTCTGGACAATGGCTTCTTCGGTTTACTATCTGAACATGAGAAGAAATCAAATTAGTGGTTTTCTATCACCTCAAATGGAACTTATGAGAGCTTCTGCAATGGATCTAAGTTCTAACCAGTTCAGTGGTCCAATACCTAAGCTCCCTATTAATATAACTGAACTGGATCTTAGTAGAAACAATTTATATGGTCCACTGCCAATGGATTTTAGAGCGCCCAGGCTTGCAACACTTTTTCTATATAACAACTCCATTTCTGGCACTGTCCCATCTTCATTTTGCAAGCTGCAGTTGCTATATTTCTTAGATATCTCAAGTAATAATCTCACTGGATCGCTTCCTGATTGCCTGGGCTATGAATACACAACAAACATGACAAGTTTGCATATTCGTACTCTAAGCTTAAGAAATAACCACCTCTCTGGTGAATTTCCATTATTTCTCCGAAACTGCCAGgaactcatattccttgatcTGTCAGATAATCAATTCCTTGGGACTTTACCGTCATGGATTGGGGATAAGCTACCATCCTTGACTTTCTTGCGGTTAAGGCATAATATGTTTTGCGGTCACATTCCAGTGGAATTGGCGAATCTGATTAATCTTCAGTATTTGGACTTTGCCTACAATAACTTCTCAGGTGTCATACCAAAATCTATTGTCAACTGGAAGAGGATGACACTAACAGCAACAGGTGACAACGACCATGACTATGAAGATCCACTGGCTTCTGGAATGCTAATTGATTCAATTGAAATGATGGATTATAATGACAGTTTTACTGTAGTCACAAAAGGTCAAGAGCAGCTATACACAGGAGAAATAATTTATATGGTGAATCTGGATTTATCTTGTAACAATCTTACTGGTGAGATACCTGAAGAGATCTGCACTCTTGTTGCACTGAATAATTTGAATTTGTCATGGAATGCCTTAAGTGGAGAAATTCCAAGAAAAGTTGGTGACTTGGCACAAGTAGAATCCCTCGACCTATCACACAATGAGCTATCCGGTGAAATCCCCACAAGCTTATCAGCTCTCACATATTTGAGCCACTTGAACCTGTCATACAACAATCTATCAGGAAAGATACCATCTGGAAATCAGCTGCAAGTGCTCGATGGTCAGGCATCAATCTATGTTGGCAACCCAGGTCTCTGCGgtcctcctctcacaaagaaaTGTCCTGAAACTAACTTGGTCCCTGCTGCTCCAGAAGATCACAAGGATGGAAGCGACaatgttttccttttccttgGCATGAGTTCCGGATTTGTGATAGGGCTCTGGACAGTCTTCTGCATCCTATTGTTCAAGACCAAATGGAGAATTGCTTGCTTCACATTCTATGATACATTGTATGACTGGGTTTACGTGCAAGCAGTTGTTGGCTTGGCCTCTCTGACAAGAAAAATGGATACCAAGAGTTGA